A segment of the Eptesicus fuscus isolate TK198812 chromosome 9, DD_ASM_mEF_20220401, whole genome shotgun sequence genome:
AATTGTTGCCTCTGTTCATAACTAAAGGAAATGGTATATTTCAGTTAGAAGTTAGtgaaaaaatgatttaatttttccCATCCAAGTTCACTGAACTCCTGGTTCAGAAGTTGCCTGATATtactttgtcattttttaaaaatatattgttattgatttcaggaaggaagggagagggagagagagagagagagacagagagagagagagagagatcaatgatgagagagaatcaactggctgcctcctgaacgcctcccactggggattgagcccacaacctgggcatatgccctgactgggaattgaaccatgacttcttggttcataggtcgatgctcaaccactgagccataccagcggGTTTGCTTTGTCATTTCTAAGagtaaaatatttgtttgttcaattctaaattatttggGCTTTTACTACTTCTCCtgtgctttttatactttaattGTTTTACAACGTTGAAACAGCAATAATTGAAGGCTTGGGTGAAAAGAAATTAGCAACTGATTAGAAATGAGAGATTTCAACAAAAGCTCTTGATAATGTTACCTCAAGATAGACCATCATGCATCGACCCTCACCTCTGTTAATTTAGTAATGCTTAAGTCTGTAAACGTCAGTAAAATTTGGATCATCTGCATTAAACAATATTATAGTTCTATCTTGTACAAGTGTCTACTTATATATTTCACGAGGGAATTTGTCTATGGACTCCTGTGACTTTTGCAAAGCTCTTTCTAGCACTCCCGCTTTCACCTTAAATGGGTCCTTGCAACATCCCCCTAGAAGAGCAGGATGAGGTTTAACATCTCCATTTTGGAGTTAGGAAACAGTCTCTGAGAGGAGAGGTGGCCAGCCACGGCTCGGAGACTTGAGGAATGCATAGGAGGAGTGATGAGCGCTGAGGTGGGGACAGTGCTTCTTCGCTGTCCAGCTCTGGAAGCAGATCTCCAGGTCCCTGGGTCAATCTAATTGTGGTGCCCACTTAGCATTCTCCAACTCAGAGTTGAGCCCTGGAGTTAGAGGCAGTCCCAGGCCTCAAGCAGATCTCTTTGTAGTTGTAGACAGACTAAGGTatccagaaataataaaaaaaaacgtTCACATATGTGCACTCACTTTATCCTCACAACTGTGAGGTAAGTATTCTTATCCCCATTCTTCAGATGAGGACACAGAGTTAGAGAGGCAGTGATTGGCCACCTTAAATTAGGTATTAATTTGGCAGCGTCTGGATGAAAACCCGGGCCTGTCTGACACAAGCTGGGGTTTGCTGATCTCATGTCCAGAGGGTCGCCTAGCCACAGCCAGACTAAGATGGAGTCCTGACCACAAGAAATACAGGGAAAGTAAacccaggggagcagggagagtggGAGAACGCTTCATGAAGTGAGACCTTTACCTGGTTCTGGGCAAGAAAGAGGGAGCCAGCCGAAGTCACTCTAAGCAAGTGAcaagctacagactgggagagagGTATAACCCAGGTAACAAATGATTCGAATTCAGCATCAAGAAATCAGTAAGAACAAGACAAACCACCCGTAAAAAAGTGGGAAAGATGTGAAAAAGCAATTCAGCAGGAAGGAAACCCACACGCAAAGGGCAGCATGGGGTAGGGACAGGGCTTTTGAAATTGGGCTTTCAAATCTCCTGGGGGTCTTGTTAAGATGCAGGTTCTGGTTTGATAGGTCTGGGGTGAGACCCACCTCTAACCAGCTCCCAGATGATGTGGACGCTACTGGTTCGAGGACACTTTTGAGTGATAAGGGTGTGTGGGTAGAGGTAAAGATGTGAACCTTTCAGCCAGGCCTgtctcctggctctgccatttccttccttccttccttccttccttccttccttccttccttccttccttccttccttccttccttcctttatattgttgacagtattatagatgtcccccatttgcCACTTTTCAACTGTAAACCTTGGGCAAATAATTTAatggctctgtgcctcagttcctcatctgtaaaatggggacaataatagtcCCCATCTTCTGTGGCTGGGAGGACTAAATGACTTAATGTAAAGCATGCAGTACAGCATGCGGcaaagtaagtgctcaataaatgttacggATTGGTAGCAGCAGTAGGAATTACTAGAGAAAGGCAACCGAGCCACACTGAGATGCCACTTCACACCTCTTAGACTGGCAGGTGTCAGAAAGTCTGACAATTTCAAGGTTGGGGAGGTAGAAACACACACTGCTCGTGGGAGTGAAGCTGGTGCGGTCACCAGGAAGTGCTTGGGAAAGGGACTACatttgggggaagaaaagagTCCTTCAATTTTGCTATgcttaatggggaaaaaaagtctGAAGTAAAAGTGactaaattttaacatttattaactcTGAATGGTGGATACATGATCATTTGTTACataattttttgtattttcttgagTTTTTGGAACTTCCTTTTTGCTCCCACTAGAGGTTTATCCGGACATGAGTCATACAGGGCCAGCCGAGGCCGGGAGCCcagcagggtggggaggaggttgtACAATGCAGCCCAAGTCCCTTCTTCTCCTCAGTAAAACCTGGCTGTCACTCCAGCAAGGCTTCTCCTCCATCTTGCCAGGACCCCCTGCTGCCCTTCACACAGGGGTTCTCATGACGGCCTGAGCCCAAGGGGCGATGCAGTGCTTCCCGCGCAGCCGGGTGTGGCTGCACCTGGCCTGGCCCAGGATTCCAGAGGAAGGGACGTTTTCACATTCCTAAAGGCTCTTCTCATCAAGAAACACAAGAATCTCAGAATCGGGAAGGCCAGAGATTGAAGGCCCAGAAACGGCAAATGGCCATCATGCCCGATACCATGTTCACTCTTACACCCGCGGCAAGACATCGCTAGTCAATCATAAGCCCTGAGTCCTGACCTCAGAATCCATCTGAACCCCAAGTTCCAGAGCCCTCTTCTACACTCAGCTGCCGTGGCATGCAAGATGAGATCTAGTTAACATCTTCAGCAGGTGCTCTGCCCTGTCCATCCCCAGCCCTTTTCATTTCAGACTAAACCCTGGCTCGCAACTGCCAACACTGGCATCCCTTTGCCTAAGCAGGCCAGGGGTGCCAGGAACTAACACTCCGGGCAGTTCTCAACCCATGACTGGCAAGAGCTGGCAAATAAATACCCTAGTTCCCTTACCCTTGGGAAGTGATTATGGGGATCCCCAAATGAAGACACCCCCTACATCTAGTCTAATTATTCTATTTTCTGGacaagggaactgaggctcagagaaggggagTGATTTGCCCAAGAGAGCCAGTGGCAGGGCCCTCAGAGGACCCGTTCTCCTGACCTTGCCGTCAGATGGAGGGTGGGGAAAGGCGGGGCAGAAGCAGGGCCCTCCGGCCCTTTCCtcggcctgggaggcagcctggaAAGGGACTGCCCACAGAGAGGGTGCGGCCAGGTAGGGccttctgtcctccctcctccaggctgccCCTGGTGACAAGGCAGGGAACCTGAGCTGAATTCTACACATCAACTCCAGAGCCCAGAGACTAGAGCTGGGAGCTAGGAGCTGGAGGCATGAACAAGATCGTCCCCCAGGTAAGATCGGCCCTGAGCTGGCTCCTGACCTGGGGAAGCCAGCCTAGGGAAGGACAGATGTTGAGTTAGCTCAGCTCCCCCCTGCTCTGGAGGGAGCGTGTCGGGGAGGGACCCATCCACATGATGGGAGGGGGTGTCAGGGAAAGCCTCTCCCGGAGGAGCCACCTGAGCTGGTTTGAGGGATGAGTGTTGACCAAGTGGGCAGTGGGGGCAAAGTCCTTCTAGGCAGAGGGCACGGTACAGGCCAAGGTGTGGGAATGGGAAGCAGGCATGAGGAGTTTCCTGTGAGGGGCCGTGGGTCCACCTCAGGCGCTCAGTGGCTTCTCTGAAAAACTCCTTGGTGTGGCTCCATGAGGCTGGACTTCACTCACCTACGCCCACTCCTCACTCTGTTCTCTCGAGCAGGGGGACATCAACGGCAATGCTGCTGCTGGGACCAAAGTCCTCCCGGGAGAAGGTAATGCATGGAGGGCCTGGGGTTCCCTGAGGTTGAGCCGTTGCTACGGAGGCACAAAGAGAGCACCCTAAGGctcccactgtccctcagacctctGCCCCCTGTGTCGATGtccctccctcccaacttccTGGTCAGCCGTGCTGACAGCCACCTGCTTaatgtgtgtctgtgttcatttCCGGTCCTGGCTCACGGTGGGCATGGCTGTGGAACAAATGGCTTCTTCTCCCCACCTGCCCCAAGGGGGGTTGGCCCTCAGGGCCTCCCAGCTTTGGAGTGCAGCATCTTCGTCTGGGCGTGGGCCTCAGTTCTGCCGGACTCTCCTGTGACCCCTCCTGCCCACGGCCTGTGCGGCACAAACATTTGGGGCGTGtctgcttggctgaccaggacACTCCTCTTGCCCAGCCTCACACCGTCTTGtctccctggttacctgagtttACCCTGTGTTTGCTGACAACAAGGAAGCCACCGACGAGGGCTCATAAGGGTTATTGGTTTTAGATTTATGCTGTCGATCCTACTATTGTCTTCCTTCCCAATACACACCCATTCCAGGGTCCAGCCACACCAGGCCTCTCGCTGTCCCCCACACACCACATGCTCTCTACCTGGAATCTCCTCTCTTTGCACGCGCCCCTCACCTGCTCGTGGAAACCCCACCCTCCTTTGAGCACCGAGGCACCGTGCTCACACTTCCTTAACCACACTCATTACCTGCCTCTGTGAGCTGCACAGAGACAGATTTGACTAGTAGGTGAGCAGATTTGACTAGTAGGTGGGCATGGCTGCGGAACAAATGGCTCCACAAATATGAGTGGATTGAACGGAAATGCCCTGAACTGACGTCAAGTGGGGCCCTTTCCTTGTGTCAAAGTATTCacaaagcacctactgtgtgcctgcctctggactGGACCCTGGGGAGAAAGATGCATCAGACCTGTTCTGCTTCTTTCTCTGGAATAACTGGGGCCCAGCGGACAGCAGCTGTACCCACGCTCCTATTTTAACCTACATGCTTTGCCTTCTAAGTGCAACTACAAACTTTCAGAGGGCAACAACCTGAGCTATGACTGCTTCTGTGTCTCCTACAGAGCAGGACACCTAGTAGGTTCCCGGTAAAGCTTTCTTTCGTTATATCACAAGCAAGCAAAAATTAAAGGAGCCAAGTAAGTTAAAGGAGCAGGATGTCTcctatttctgttatttccatAGTGCTTAGGATACAGCTTGGCACAtgataggtgcttaataaatactaaCAAAGCTAACTTTTATTGCACTTGCTAAGTGCCCAGCACTGTTTTAATATATTAACTAGctaatcctctcaacaaccctATGGAAGGTATTATGACCCCCATTTTCCACATGAAGgaacaggcacagagaagtgaagtggCGTGTCCGTGGGTCCCGGCTGGGAAGTGGGGGAGCCGGGATTCCCACCAGCATCTTGGCAGCTGCAGAAAGGACAATCACTGGCATCATGGAACGGGCTCTGGTTGTGATGGCTAATAAGTGTGAACTCACATCTCAGCTCCGCATAAGATGACCCGAACcctgtcctctctgagcctcggtttcctcatctataaaatactgttttgaaaaataaaaataacggCTCTGAAGGGCCTGCTATAGTTTCTGCCCCGTGATAGGGGCTCAAAGAGCAGGTGTCCATCTTTCCCTGCCTCCCGAGGAGACATCCTTGTGGAAGGACAGGTGTGTGAGGGCAGCAGAGCAGAGACCTGGGACCCTCATCCCAGCCGCCACCCGCTAGCTACAGGACTGGGGCCAGGGACTGGCGCTCGGTGGGGGTGGGCCCACAGGCAGAAATGAGAGGCTTAGgaaccccctcctccagggaacTGAGGTGCAGACAGGCCAGTTACAGGAAGAGCCAGAGGAGgagggccccaggccccagcgccGGCTGCTCCATCACTGGTTTCCTGCTCCACACAGCAGGCTGCGTCGCCCGCTGCTGCTCCCGCCGAGGGGCCTGCCTTTCAGCCTTCGTGCTGCTCCTGCTGGCAGCTGTTGCGGCCCTCATTGCCTTGGTCGTCATCCTTGGATCCCCACCACATACACCAGGTCAGGGTGGTCAGGAGTGGGTGGGTCAGAcctgctgggagggggtggggggcacagagaAATGGGGGCACCCTGACCCTGACTGGCCAGGCCCAATATATTGTTTCTGAGAACCGAGCCTGGTGCCAGGAGCTCCACCGTTAAAACCACCTCATCGACTGAGCCCGGGCCTCAGGAGCCGCCTGTGAGACTGTCGATAAGCTTCCAGTAGAGGAGGGAACCATGACTTACTCGGCACATTCTAAGTTCAGGGGTGTGTAAGTCTCCCCAACCGTCCTATGGGTGTGTACTAtgatccccattttgcagacaaggaacaagaggctcagagaggtcgagtcatttgcccaagatcactcagctggcaagtggtagagctgggactttggcctcaggccccagcccctcagtCCAGCTCCGGTGGGTCTCAGGTGCGGGAACCTGGTGATGCCCTTGTGAGTACACCCTTGACCCTCCggggcctccccctgcccactcAGGGGCCCAGGCCTGTGTGACGTTGACGAACAGGACCGGCTTCCTGTGCCATGACCGAAGGAGCTGCATCTCGGCCAGCGGGGTCTGTGATGGCGTCCGCACCTGTCCCCACGGCGAGGACGAGGATGAGGCCTTGTGCCGTGAGTaccttcccagccctgcccctgccctggatGGGCCTTCCAGGGCCCTTTGGGGGTTGCCCCCCAATTCCAACTATCCCTGCAGCCAAAACGAGGCTCAATTGTCCCTGAAATTACCAGGCACCTTTGTGTCCTCAGGCCTTCGCTTATATGGCCCTCAGCCAGGaacacctgcccccacccacacacatagCACGTGCCCACCTGAGGGAATGCCTTCACTCTGTGCGTCTCCACGCCCAGAGAACCTGTATTCAAACTTCATGGCAGAGTTCAAGCGTTACCTccaccaggaagccttccctgactctcAGACTAGGTTAGGGTCCCTGCTTtgggctcccacagcccctgTGCGTCCCTGGTCCCAGCCCTGGTCACCCATTGGCATTTTTCCCATGACCATCAGACTGTAAACTCCTCCAGGGCAGGCCTGGTCTGCTTGACTTTGGGGTCCCAGTGCCTGATGCAGGGCAGGACGCAGAGGGGTATTCGGAATGATTTGCTGAATGATTGATagaatgagagaatgaatgaatgggaagatCTTGGCCCAGACCTTAAAGACCTGACAATGAATTCTCAGGAGAGAGGAGCCAGGGCACTTtccatggaggagggagagaactTGGTAAGTTGATGTGGGTGGAGTAGGGGCTCTAACGAGGGGAGGGTCATTACATCATCAACCTAGAAGAGATCTTAAAAGTCATCTAGTTATGTCCTAGCCCGTGCCCAAATCCCCTCTACAACAAACCCAACAGAGGCCCCCAGCCTCTGCTTGCCTACTCCTGGGATGGGGAGCTCCCTGCAACTTGAGGCAACTGCTCCCATCATTGCATGTGTCTTCATGGGAATGTCTCCTACCGGCATCCTTGATTGGTTCCAACTCTGACCTCTCATCAACCCCTGTCCCCCACGAACCACATCTTAATCTATATCCATGATGGTGGCACTGCATGAATTCGGCGCGTGCATTCCCCACCCCCAGATAAGTGTCCCCTTCCCTGGGCCACACTCTGAACTCCCAGTCACCCCCCCCTTGCAAGT
Coding sequences within it:
- the LDLRAD1 gene encoding low-density lipoprotein receptor class A domain-containing protein 1 isoform X1; this encodes MNKIVPQGDINGNAAAGTKVLPGEAGCVARCCSRRGACLSAFVLLLLAAVAALIALVVILGSPPHTPGAQACVTLTNRTGFLCHDRRSCISASGVCDGVRTCPHGEDEDEALCRDVPQSLPGFLVAHCGNPASWIYSDQKCDGTNNCGDCSDEQSPVTSCPPCGPGWWRCPSTVFKYCDCIPRSLCRDRVQHCSDWSDEHSCPGP